A window of the Glaciimonas sp. CA11.2 genome harbors these coding sequences:
- a CDS encoding DUF2116 family Zn-ribbon domain-containing protein, translating to MSDIADRADWRIAHEMTTALAQVRRIPLLQADHHCHFCQAPIASALLFCDVDCRDDYEREQAALRRAGR from the coding sequence ATGAGCGACATCGCGGACCGCGCCGACTGGCGCATTGCCCACGAGATGACGACCGCGCTGGCGCAAGTGCGCCGCATACCATTGTTGCAGGCCGATCACCACTGCCATTTCTGTCAGGCACCCATAGCATCCGCGTTGCTCTTCTGTGATGTGGACTGCCGCGATGACTACGAGCGGGAGCAGGCAGCGCTGAGACGCGCCGGACGATAA
- a CDS encoding phage portal protein: protein MSNKQQARFRADNMGTATTTDLATTAIPTTSDKAANAAAGFEAFTFGDPTPVLDHAEILDSLECWSNGRWYEPPVNYAGLTKSFNSSVHHSSAIYFKANILTSTFVPTPLLSRDAFKRLTLDFLTFGNAYLEKRVSRSGKLLALAHALAKYVRRGRDLDQYYFVRGWQEEYAFRTGSLCHLMDPDVNQEVYGVPQYLSALQSAWLNEAATLFRRKYYKNGSHAGFIFYMTDAAANNADVDNLRQAMRDSKGPGNFRNLFMYAPNGKKDGIQILPVSDVAAKDEFFNIKGVTRDDVLAAHRVPPQLLGIMPNNTGGFGAVEPAARVFARNELVPLQSQFLAINDWAGQEVVKFDDYVLVTGESKTNERAAS from the coding sequence ATGAGCAATAAGCAACAGGCGCGATTCCGTGCCGACAACATGGGCACGGCTACCACCACCGACCTCGCTACCACCGCAATCCCGACGACGAGCGACAAGGCAGCAAACGCCGCGGCAGGCTTCGAAGCCTTCACGTTTGGCGATCCGACGCCGGTACTCGATCACGCCGAGATCCTCGATAGTTTGGAATGCTGGTCGAACGGGCGCTGGTATGAGCCACCTGTCAATTATGCCGGGTTGACAAAATCGTTTAACTCGAGCGTCCACCACAGCAGCGCGATCTACTTCAAAGCCAACATCCTGACCTCGACGTTTGTGCCGACACCTCTACTGTCACGCGATGCGTTCAAACGGCTGACGCTGGATTTTTTAACCTTTGGCAATGCGTACCTGGAGAAACGGGTCAGCCGCAGCGGCAAGCTGTTGGCGCTGGCGCATGCGTTAGCCAAGTACGTGCGGCGCGGGCGCGATCTGGACCAGTATTATTTCGTGCGCGGCTGGCAGGAAGAGTATGCGTTTCGCACCGGCTCACTGTGTCACCTGATGGACCCCGACGTGAATCAGGAAGTCTACGGCGTGCCGCAATATCTGAGTGCATTGCAGTCGGCGTGGCTCAACGAAGCAGCGACCTTATTTCGGCGCAAGTATTACAAGAACGGTTCCCACGCCGGATTCATCTTTTACATGACCGACGCGGCCGCAAACAACGCCGACGTGGACAACCTGCGCCAGGCCATGCGTGACAGCAAGGGGCCGGGCAATTTCCGCAACCTGTTCATGTATGCACCGAATGGGAAGAAAGACGGCATTCAGATTCTGCCGGTCTCGGACGTGGCGGCGAAGGATGAATTCTTCAACATCAAAGGCGTGACCCGCGACGACGTGCTGGCTGCACACCGCGTGCCGCCCCAGTTGCTCGGCATCATGCCCAATAACACCGGCGGCTTCGGAGCCGTCGAACCGGCAGCGCGGGTGTTCGCCCGCAATGAACTGGTCCCGCTGCAATCGCAGTTTTTAGCCATCAATGATTGGGCCGGACAAGAGGTCGTGAAGTTTGACGACTATGTACTGGTAACCGGCGAATCCAAGACCAATGAAAGGGCAGCATCATGA